The nucleotide window CCTTTGGCGCCGCTCAAGACGACCTCATCGCCGATGATCCAACTGGGTGGCTCGATCCGTTCATTGAACCAGCAGTGGCGCCAATCGCAATAAAAATCCTCCCACAAAGGAGACCACTTGCCACTCTCGTATCCACCGGTGAAATCGACTATAGGGGTGGCCGTGAGGCTGTAGCTAACCAGCGTCCCTGGTGGCATCAAGGACGAGAGTTGCTGATACTCTCTGACGGCAGTGTCGTGATCCAATGCGAGGTAAAGCGCGTTGAGTCCGACACGATTCGCACGACCGCCATGCGTTCCTGCTCCAGCGCCGCTCATCGGCGCGACTGCCCACTTCGGGACGAGCATCCGATATACGGTTACGTTAAACAGGTTCGCAAAAATCATCCCGCCGCGCCCGTTTCGAGGGATGCAACGAAACGGATGATATCGTCGGCCCGACCTTCGGATACCAATTGTTCGGCGGTTTTATAGTCGAACACGGGGAGGGGTTCGTTTCTGTACCAAAAAAGCGCCTTCGAGACGTCGCCTGCAAGATCAGTCGCGGCGCGGATCACCCTTAGGGCATCGCGAAGAAACCGTTGTACGCTTTCGGACGCAGGTTGCCTGCTGATCGTATTTCGGTGCACGTGCGCTTGCTGCGCCAGGGTCTGCAAGTCAATATGCAAAGCCTCGCCGAATCGACGGGCCGACACAATCGGTGCGGGGTCGTTTGGGTCACGCAACGACGCCATAAATCGATCAAAACCAACATCTGCGCCGGGAACGGTCGCATCTGCATTTGAGTTCATAGCGTCGCCTTGTGCACTTATTTTGCACAATACTAGCACAACTTCGCAGTCTCGCGCTGCTTCCGAAGGCAAGCAATGGGCATGTGTTGGCCCTGAACTACGGGATCTAACAGCAATTTCTTTTCATTGATCGCGTGAGCTTTGCAAAGTCGACCTCGACATTTGCAGGGCCATATTTGACATAGGTAAAGCTGGTCTTTGTGTGGCTCGGGCACCTTTCGAGTCGAGGCACCCGTACAGTGCGCGATGCTTGGCTGCATGGCTTTAGTTGATACCGGGCTAAGGTCGAACCGGTCTATAACTAGCGGCACTCAGCCCTTCGAGTTGCAAATAAACGCTCATCTCGATACGAAGCAAAAAGTGCCGAACCGAGAGTGCACTCTGGTAAAATTGTACCTTTTACAAGGCTAACTGCCTTAATGTGGGATTTCTCACACTTTGTTTCAATTTGTTGCATTTCGTCGGGAAGCTCGCCACGTATGTGTTTGCGGCGGTTTAGGGTGAGGCCGCGCCCTTCGCCATGGTTAAGACTTCGAGCCAAGATCCGTTAAAGGATTCAACAGAACAAGGAGCGCACCATGAAGATCAATTCCAGCAACGTCCCCGCAGCACTTCAGACCAACCAACCGCGTGTCGCCGCCAGAAGCAAGGTGCAGAGCGCGGGCGCGGTGCAGCAGTCCAGCGCAGCCGATGTAACAAGCTCGACGGTGAGCTTGTCGTCCTTGTCGGATCTGGGCGCGACGGGCGCGACGGACATCGACACGGCGAAGGTCGAATCGATCAAGGCCACACTTCGCGACGGCACCTATAGGATCGATTCGGGCAATATCGCTAGCGGTATGCTGAGCAGCGCTAGCGAACTGATGAGGACGCAGTCGCATTGATGGAAGTTGGTCTCAGCGAGCGATTTCCCTTGCTGAGCGAAAGCGTTCGCCGGGGATGTCGCTTTAGTGCTCGTTGAGATGTTTGAGCAAATCCAATGCTGCTGATACCGAATATCACCATTGGAACCGTCGAGAAATCGGGAAGCCCTGGGCCAAAGTGCACTCTTCGAACGCCAACCGATCCTCCCTTGTGACCGGGCTCGTAGTTCATGCAATGGGAACGAGTGGCAGAGCGTCAGTGCTAGAGGTAGGGGCGGCTGATACAGAGTGACTGCTACGGCTTTGGTTCGCATAGACTATGAACGGTAGTTAACGTCGGGCGAACAAAGAAACGGATATGCGACCGTGCGCGCGGTGTTCGACCGTACGTTTGGTCAATTCATGACGTATTAATTTGACATAAGCTTATACACCTCAAGGGAGAATGACGGTACTGGTTTGTATTTTTATCGATCGCGTTATTACAACCCTGCACAAGGCCGTTTCATCAGCGCGGATCCCATTGGATTTGCGAGCGGTCAAAATAGTTTGTATCAATATGTAGATAGCGACCCGATCAACTTCGAGGATCCTAATGGGACTGCGCGTTCACCTACGTCTTGGTGTCCTGAATGTGGTGCGCCGAATGGCAACAAGAATTATCCGAATCCTTACTGTGACAGCTGTTACGGCAAATCAAATGACCCCAACGGGGGGGTACCGTATTTGCCGCTGATTCCGGAACATGAATCACCAGAGCCGCCCGACGGCAAGATGTGTCCCGGATGAACACGGGTATTGCTTCGCGCCAGGTGGTTCATCCCTCATGGCGCGTTGCAAACTTTAACATTCGTAAATCAGTGACCAAGCGTCGTAGCCCTGCGGCAGAGCGTAAAATGCAAGTTGTCTGCAAATGCCTCGTTATGAAATTTCACAGTAGGAAGACTAAATGACCGTGTACATTTCGACATATGACTGGCTTGGGTGCTTGATCGAAGACCACGTGATACATGCAACGGTAGAAGAGGTCGCTCAAACACTTGAGACCAATATTATTGATGTTTTTGGGATTGAACTTGAATCATCTCAAGTCTCAAATATTGAATCCAAATTTAAGATATCGATCAAAAAACCGTTTTGCCGGGCGTCGGTTCGCCCACAATGTTTCGCGGACACTTTACCTTATGCTGTTCACACAAATCGCGAATTACAACTTATGGTTTCCGGATTAAAACCACTCGCGGTATTTTCGGAGCATTATCCAGAGGGATTAGTAAGGAAACTTTTTCCTGAATCGGCATTCGACGAGTTAGTTGCGGCAGGAAAATTGATTAAACGCGAATTTATCGAACACGATATTTCCATGTCGAAAATAAACCCTGCCAACAGGAATGTAAGAACCCGATACATTTTATTTTCAACCATGAGCGAAGAATGGCGCATTGATGCGTACATTCTCTTGCTGTTCAGTGGTATGACTGCAGGCTATGGAGAATTGTATGACAGAATGCAGGGTTCTCTTCTAGGATACGAAGAATGGCAGAATGCAGCATTCATCAAAGCCACACGGGAACGATAGCGTTTATCTATTTATAGTGCCCGAGCATGCTTAATCCTTCCAACCATGTTTGCCCATCCTTCTTGAAGACATTCACCGATGGAACAGATGTCTGATTGGATATTTCGTTGGAAAGCACCTCGGAATGTGTCACAACCCAAACCTGCGTTTTTGTAGCAGCTTTTTGAATCATCTTAGCGAGCGGGCGTAAAAGATTAGGATGTAAGCTACTTTCGGGCTCGTTTAGTGCAATAAAGGGCGGCAAACGATATGCATTAAGTGCTCCTGCAAGCGCCAAAAACCGGACCGTTCCATCAGATAATTCAGATGCATCAAATAAGCGTCCGGGATATTCCAAGTATTCGAGGCCAAACGTAGCCGACTTCTCAGGGAAAGGTACGATCAGTCGGGCGCCGGGAAATGCGTCGGCGACTGCTATGTCCAAGTCAACAGTTTCTTGTCTAATATGTCGTAAAGTAGCAAACACCGCTGCTAAATTACCGCCGTCGGAATCCAGCGCAGAGCTTGTGATTGGAAGGGAGGGCCGCCGCAACGGGGCATCACGGTCGGTTCGAAACTCATGGTAAAACCTCCAAGCTTGCAGAGTAGCGCGTACGGCGTCGAGGTCGGGATAACGCCGGGTATCCCTTAGCGATGCGAGCGCTGTTTCCGACGAGAGCAAGAAATTCATCTTGTCTTGTTCGACTCCTTCATTGTCGACTGCGGACATAAACGCGTTGCGTCGGTGAAGAAGGGTTAATGGTCGCCGGCATTGCAAGTTGATAGGCGATTCGGTTCTTATCTGTGGCTCTAGTGGAAATGCAGGACTAGGAGGCGGAGCGACAAAACCTATCTCGCATTCGTACCTAAAACAGCGTTGATTCGTTTCTCTTTCTGAAAGTTCCACAGTTAAAATAATTCGTGATTTGCCAGCCAGCTTCGATACTCCGGCCCAGATGGCAGATGGCATGCCCCCCTCCCTTACCAGATCCTGCGCTAGGGATCCGTTTGCAGCCGACTGAATAAGTTGCAATGATCGATACAAATTGGTCTTTCCAGTACCGTTTTCGCCAACGAATATATTGAGGCCGCCGAGAGGAAAATCGATTGAGCGAAGCGACCGATATCCCGAAACCTTTATTCTTGAAATATTCATGCTTGGATTTGCCGGAAGGGGTATGTCTTTCAGGATTTACTTAGTAAATTAGCATGTTTCGAGGTCGGGAAACAGTCCATGCGGACGGATGAATTTGAGTCAGTTGGTCTTGTTAGGACAAGCATTTCAAGCATCTGCTGCCGATAGTGTGACAGATTGGCTCCAAGAGCAGGCGATCGCAAATGTCAGCACGGGCGCGTGGCCGCGGGCGACACTTCAAACGGTCAAGTGGGCTCCTTTCCGGTCCGACAATCACTTAAAATCGCTGCGGTTAATGAGTCCAGAGATGAATCGATACCGCCGACAACGTCATTTGACATAATGTTAATTATCACCTATTCGTAAAACGCTTAACAAACGTCGCTCAAAGCCACATTCAGTGGCGGTAAAAAAGCCTCATTGCATACCACCAAAGCACGTGTGGACTATAATGCACATGTTTTCCAACATGGAGATGTGCATGGGTAAGGCACTCGAAGTCCGGGCACGCAAATCAACGAATGTCACGCTGCCGCCTGAAGTTCTGGATCGGGCCAAGGAGCTCGGGATCAACCTTTCGCGCGCAAGCGAGCGTGGTGTACGCGAAGAAATCCAGGAGACCGAGGCTCGTCGTTGGGCTGATGACAATGCCGAGTTGGTCGCGGCATACACTGCGATGGTCGAACGCGACGGGCTCCCGCTCTCGAAATACAGGACGTTTTGATGGCGCGTTTTGATCTTTACGATAATCCCGACGACGAGACGCGGCGCCTTGCACCTTACCTGCTCGACGTGCAGAGCACGCATGTCGGAATCTTGCCGACGCGCATTGTGATTCCTTTGAGACCTACCCCGGACCTCGGATTCTCAGGCAAGCCGTCCGATTTGCTGCCAGTCTTCGAAATCAATGGAGAAAAGCACTTTCTCGACACGCCTGCCATGAGTGCTGTTCCGCAGAACGCGCTCGGCAAACGCATTGGCTCCCTTGCGGATCGCCGCGATGCCATCTTGGCTGCAGTCGATCGGATTTTCGGCGCCTACTGAACGGAGGCGTCAGTGATCAGTCTAGTAGGTGAATTGGCAAAAGTGCAGACATCAGCGGCACTGAGGACACTCAGCGTTGCGCGTAAGCATTGATCTGCGATGTCCATAATCCTTAACCGTCAAAGCCCCGTACTGCCGCCCTTTTGGTGAGTTCGTACACCGCTGTGTTATGTGACTTGCAGACTCAGGCTACTTTTGCGGTCTTTCATTTCAACCAGCGCAAATTAATTAATTCGCATTCCTGACAAATTAAAACACGATCATTCTATTTATGTCAATTATTTTAGGTTTCCTAAATTAACAGCGATGGAGTTGGAACAATTATGTCAGCCTAGGGTGTCTGGCGTTGCGCACGTTATAGCCATCGCGTTTGCCGAAAATCCGCGCACTTACGATCTTGGTGCGCCAACGCGATTTATTTTCGAGCAGGATTGTCGCAAACAACACATGTTTGCAACGCTCTCCACCGGAGCTGCCTCATCGTCCGCAAAGAATTCGCACGTTACCGCACCACGCACTGCCTTCAATCGGGTCAACGATCATGAAGTTTTTTGGCCAGCGCGCTTTATTAGCATGTCGAACGGTGTGGACCGCTTGCGTTCTCCGGTCAGACGATAAATGGCATTGGCAACAGCCGGTGTCACTGCCGGGCTCGATAGCTCGCCTACGCCCCCCGGTTTGGTGAGGTCTCCCTGCACGATCTCGATATCGACGGCGGGCATGTCGCTCATTCGCGCCACCCGATACGTATCGAAGTTGCGTTGCATGACGCGGCCGTCGCGGATGTTGATCTGGTCGAAGAGCGCGTGTCCGAGGCCCCACATCAGGCCACCATAGAGTTGCTCCTCCACGCCACCGGGAGACACCGCCAGACCGCAATCCGCCACGCAAGTGAGCTTCTCTATGACGATCGCTCCTTCCTTCTTCGCGACACGGGCGACGACCGCGACATAACTGCCATACGCCTGATTGGTCGCAATGCCCAGCGACACGCCTGCGGGCAGCGGCTCATGCCATCCCGCGCGCTGCGCGGCTCGTTTCATGACCGCCGCATGGCGCGGCTCATCATGCATGTTCGCCAGCCGGAACTGCAACGGGTCGCGGTTGCCGAGATGGGCCGCTTCATCGATGATCGACTCGACCGCGAACACATTAGAGATGTAGCTGACCGCCCGATACCAACCCGTCGGGACACCCGTTTCATGGCGCACCCAGCCAATGTCCAGATGCGGCGCGCGGTACGTGAACTCGCGCGCGTTTATGGCCTCGGTGGTGCTGTAGTCCATGCGATCCGCGCGATCGAAATAACCCGGCTCCCATTGCTCCGGCGACGCCGGCGAGACGGCACGCAGTTGCAACGCGGCCAGGCGGCCGTGCTCGTCGAGCGCCGCCTTCGCGCGATGGTACGTAGCCGCGTGATGAAACAGCGCGCCCATTTCCGTCTCGCGGCTGTTCATCAGCTTGACTGGTTTGCCGGTCTTTACCGCGAGGTAGGTAACTTCGAACAGCCAGTATTTGGATTCGCGCGCGCCGAAGCTGCCGCCCGATACAAGCTCGTGCACTGTGACCTGATCTCCCTTGAATCCGCCGATCACTTCGGCGGCCTCCTGCGCCGTTGAAGGGACCTGGATACCGCCCCAGTAGGCTATTGCATCCTTGCTTGCCCATGCGGTGACGTTGACGGGTTCCATCGGATTCTGGGCTTTGTACGGCATCGAATACGATGCTTCTATCACGCGCGCCGGATGCGTCCACGCGGCCTTCGCGTCACCCGATTGAATGGTCGGCACGACATGCGCCGCCGGGCTGTCGAGCCACGCGGCCTGATGACCTGCGAGCGCGTCGCTGTTGAAGCTTTCGAAGAGGCTGTCGTCCCACTCGATCTGCAACGTCGCCTGTCCTTGATGCGCTGACCAGTAGTCATCCGCAAGAATCGCGACGCCTGCCTGATTGCCGCCCAGCACATCCGGCCGCCCTGGAATCTCGATCACGCCGCGCACGCCCGGCACTTTGAGTGCGGTGGACGAATCGACGCTGCGCACGCGCGCGTCGATCACCGGCGCGCGCGTGATCACGGCAACCAGCATGCCGGGCAGATCGACGTCGATGCTGTATTGAAACGTCCCCGCGACCTTCTGCGCGGCCCCGCGCTTTTTCTGCAGCTTGCCGATGTACTTGAACTGCGTGGGGTCCTTGAGCGCGACATCCTTCGGCGCAGGAACGCGTGCCGCAGCTTCAGCTAGCGATCCGTAGTTCGCCCGCCGGCCACTCGCTGCATGTTCAACATAACCGTTCGCCGTCGAGCACGATGCAACGGGTACGTTCCACTGGTTGGCAGCAGCCGCGACGAGCATCGCCCTTGCGGTTGCTCCTGCCATTCGAAGGCGATCGTATTCGAGCGAGACGCTGGTACTGCCCCCCGTTGAGAAAACCTTCCACAATGGATGAATGTAGACCGCGTAGAACGGATTTTCGGGCGTGATCACGTCGACCGCGAACGGGTCGACATCGAGTTCCTCCACCACGATCGCTGCCAGCGCGGTCCGCGTTCCGGTGCCCGAGTCATGTTTGTGGACTACGAGTTTGATCGTGTCGTCGGGTAATACGCGGACCCATG belongs to Burkholderia sp. PAMC 26561 and includes:
- a CDS encoding RES family NAD+ phosphorylase — encoded protein: MIFANLFNVTVYRMLVPKWAVAPMSGAGAGTHGGRANRVGLNALYLALDHDTAVREYQQLSSLMPPGTLVSYSLTATPIVDFTGGYESGKWSPLWEDFYCDWRHCWFNERIEPPSWIIGDEVVLSGAKGILFKSRLTPNGTNLVLYTENFDPTDRLDVFDPHNALPKNQSSWG
- the flgM gene encoding flagellar biosynthesis anti-sigma factor FlgM; this encodes MKINSSNVPAALQTNQPRVAARSKVQSAGAVQQSSAADVTSSTVSLSSLSDLGATGATDIDTAKVESIKATLRDGTYRIDSGNIASGMLSSASELMRTQSH
- a CDS encoding RHS repeat-associated core domain-containing protein: MSLYTSRENDGTGLYFYRSRYYNPAQGRFISADPIGFASGQNSLYQYVDSDPINFEDPNGTARSPTSWCPECGAPNGNKNYPNPYCDSCYGKSNDPNGGVPYLPLIPEHESPEPPDGKMCPG
- a CDS encoding AAA family ATPase — protein: MNISRIKVSGYRSLRSIDFPLGGLNIFVGENGTGKTNLYRSLQLIQSAANGSLAQDLVREGGMPSAIWAGVSKLAGKSRIILTVELSERETNQRCFRYECEIGFVAPPPSPAFPLEPQIRTESPINLQCRRPLTLLHRRNAFMSAVDNEGVEQDKMNFLLSSETALASLRDTRRYPDLDAVRATLQAWRFYHEFRTDRDAPLRRPSLPITSSALDSDGGNLAAVFATLRHIRQETVDLDIAVADAFPGARLIVPFPEKSATFGLEYLEYPGRLFDASELSDGTVRFLALAGALNAYRLPPFIALNEPESSLHPNLLRPLAKMIQKAATKTQVWVVTHSEVLSNEISNQTSVPSVNVFKKDGQTWLEGLSMLGHYK
- a CDS encoding type II toxin-antitoxin system CcdA family antitoxin yields the protein MGKALEVRARKSTNVTLPPEVLDRAKELGINLSRASERGVREEIQETEARRWADDNAELVAAYTAMVERDGLPLSKYRTF
- a CDS encoding CcdB family protein, which encodes MARFDLYDNPDDETRRLAPYLLDVQSTHVGILPTRIVIPLRPTPDLGFSGKPSDLLPVFEINGEKHFLDTPAMSAVPQNALGKRIGSLADRRDAILAAVDRIFGAY
- a CDS encoding xanthine dehydrogenase family protein molybdopterin-binding subunit: MMRDASKPAVTLVESREVSRRRFLKQGSALVAAGVAVGFRLPDARASEASGTAASTSATNEFEPNAWVRVLPDDTIKLVVHKHDSGTGTRTALAAIVVEELDVDPFAVDVITPENPFYAVYIHPLWKVFSTGGSTSVSLEYDRLRMAGATARAMLVAAAANQWNVPVASCSTANGYVEHAASGRRANYGSLAEAAARVPAPKDVALKDPTQFKYIGKLQKKRGAAQKVAGTFQYSIDVDLPGMLVAVITRAPVIDARVRSVDSSTALKVPGVRGVIEIPGRPDVLGGNQAGVAILADDYWSAHQGQATLQIEWDDSLFESFNSDALAGHQAAWLDSPAAHVVPTIQSGDAKAAWTHPARVIEASYSMPYKAQNPMEPVNVTAWASKDAIAYWGGIQVPSTAQEAAEVIGGFKGDQVTVHELVSGGSFGARESKYWLFEVTYLAVKTGKPVKLMNSRETEMGALFHHAATYHRAKAALDEHGRLAALQLRAVSPASPEQWEPGYFDRADRMDYSTTEAINAREFTYRAPHLDIGWVRHETGVPTGWYRAVSYISNVFAVESIIDEAAHLGNRDPLQFRLANMHDEPRHAAVMKRAAQRAGWHEPLPAGVSLGIATNQAYGSYVAVVARVAKKEGAIVIEKLTCVADCGLAVSPGGVEEQLYGGLMWGLGHALFDQINIRDGRVMQRNFDTYRVARMSDMPAVDIEIVQGDLTKPGGVGELSSPAVTPAVANAIYRLTGERKRSTPFDMLIKRAGQKTS